In Rattus rattus isolate New Zealand chromosome 3, Rrattus_CSIRO_v1, whole genome shotgun sequence, one genomic interval encodes:
- the Znf687 gene encoding zinc finger protein 687, translating to MGDMKTPDFDDLLAAFDIPDIDANEAIHSGPEENEGPGGQGKPESSVGGDSKDREAAAAAENDPESAAEASDHGLPQPPDTSTVSVIVKNTVCPEQSETLTGNSEEETKAGDVTKEGPVGSCLMQNGFGGPEPSLSETPHSSAPASGDAWEEKAGEGKTCLDLFAHFGSEPGDHTDPLPPEPSLPRDGDMAPPPFSTTFELAPENGSTLLPPTSLLPQGALKQESCSPHHSQGLTQRNSGSSPEAAGVPASVSPPQVAGVSFKQSPGHQSPPASPVKAPSCKPLKEEDEGTVDKSPPRSPQSPSSGAEAADEDSNDSPASSSSSRPLKVRIKTIKTSCGNITRTVTRVPSEPDPPAPLAEGAFLAEASFLKLSPVTPTPEGPKVVSVQLGDGTRLKGTVLPVATIQNASTAMLMAASVARKAVVLPGGNATSPKTMTKNVLGLVPQTLPKAEVRTGFTLGGQKVNGASVVMVQPSKSATGPGTAGGSVISRTQSSLVEAFNKILNSKNLLPAYRPNLSPPAEAGLALPPTGYRCLECGDAFSLEKSLARHYDRRSMRIEVTCNHCARRLVFFNKCSLLLHAREHKDKGLVMQCSHLVMRPVALDQMVGQPDITPLLPVAVPPVPGPLALPVLGKGEGAVTSSTITTVATEAPVLPLPTEPPAPPAASVYTCFRCLECKEQCRDKAGMAAHFQQLGPPALGSTSNVCPSCPMMLPNRCSFSAHQRTHKNRPPHVCPECGGNFLQANFQTHLREACLHFSRRVGYRCPSCAVVFGGANSIKSHIQASHCEVFHKCPICPMAFKSAPSAHAHLYSQHPSFLTQQAKLIYKCAMCDTVFTHKPLLSSHFDQHLLPQRVSVFKCPSCPLLFAQKRTMLEHLKNTHQSGRVGEEAAGKGAGGALLTPKTEPEELAVSQAEAAPATEESSSTSEEELPSSPDPPRPAKRARRELGNKGIKGGGGGPGGWTCGICHSWCPERDEYVTHMKKEHGKSVKKFPCRLCERSFCSAPSLRRHVRVNHEGIKRVYPCRYCTEGKRTFSSRLILEKHVQVRHGLPLGTQSSGRGGSLVRGSGGRAQGPGRKRRQSSDSCSEEPDSTTPPAKSLRGGPGSGGHGPLRYRSSGSAEQSLVGLRVDGGTQQCLDCGLCFASPGSLSRHRFISHKKRRAGGKASVLGLGDGEEEAPPLRSDPEGGDSPLPASGGPLTCKVCGKSCDSPLNLKTHFRTHGMAFIRARQGGSGDN from the exons ATGGGGGACATGAAAACCCCTGATTTTGATGACCTCCTTGCTGCTTTTGACATCCCTGACATTGATGCAAATGAAGCCATTCACTCTGGGCCAGAAGAAAATGAGGGACCAGGAGGCCAGGGGAAACCAGAATCCAGTGTAGGAGGTGATTCTAAAGACAGAGAAGCAGCGGCTGCCGCTGAGAATGACCCTGAGAGTGCAGCTGAGGCCTCTGATCATGGCCTCCCACAACCCCCGGATACTTCTACAGTCAGCGTCATTGTGAAGAACACAGTGTGTCCAGAGCAGTCTGAGACCCTGACTGGGAATTCAGAGGAAGAGACCAAGGCTGGGGATGTAACTAAGGAAGGACCTGTGGGGTCTTGTCTCATGCAAAATGGATTCGGGGGTCCTGAGCCATCCCTCTCAGAAACCCCCCATTCTTCTGCACCTGCCAGTGGGGATGCCTGGGAAGAAAAAGCTGGGGAAGGCAAGACATGCTTGGACCTTTTTGCTCATTTTGGGTCTGAACCAGGAGACCACACAGATCCCCTACCTCCTGAACCATCCCTACCTCGGGATGGTGACATGGCCCCACCTCCTTTCTCCACTACTTTTGAACTGGCCCCAGAAAATGGCTCAACCCTGCTGCCTCCTACTTCTCTCTTGCCTCAAGGGGCCTTGAAACAGGAAAGCTGCAGCCCTCACCATTCCCAGGGCCTAACCCAGAGAAACTCCGGCTCCAGCCCTGAGGCAGCAGGCGTCCCTGCCAGTGTCTCACCCCCACAGGTGGCTGGGGTGTCCTTTAAGCAGTCTCCAGGACACCAGagccctcctgcttctcctgtaaAGGCACCCAGCTGTAAACCCctgaaggaagaagatgagggaACAGTGGACAAGTCTCCCCCAAGAAGTCCCCAGAGCCCCTCTAGTGGAGCTGAGGCTGCAGATGAGGACAGCAAtgactcccctgcctcctccagctCTTCTAGGCCCCTCAAGGTGCGGATCAAGACCATTAAAACATCCTGCGGGAATATCACAAGAACTGTAACCCGGGTTCCCTCAgaacctgatcctcctgcccctttgGCTGAGGGGGCCTTCCTGGCTGAAGCTAGCTTCCTCAAACTGTCCCCTGTAACTCCAACCCCTGAGGGTCCTAAGGTGGTGAGTGTCCAGTTGGGTGATGGCACAAGGCTGAAAGGTACAGTGTTGCCTGTGGCTACCATCCAGAATGCTAGCACTGCTATGCTCATGGCAGCTAGTGTGGCCCGCAAAGCTGTGGTTCTACCAGGGGGGAATGCCACCAGCCCTAAGACTATGACTAAGAATGTGTTAGGTTTGGTGCCCCAAACTCTGCCCAAGGCTGAGGTGCGGACAGGGTTTACCCTTGGGGGGCAGAAGGTGAACGGTGCCTCTGTGGTGATGGTACAGCCTTCTAAGTCTGCTACCGGGCCAGGCACAGCCGGTGGCTCGGTGATCTCTCGAACCCAGTCCAGCCTGGTAGAGGCCTTCAACAAGATTCTCAACAGCAAGAATCTGCTGCCTGCTTATAGACCAAACCTGAGTCCACCAGCTGAGGCTGGTCTGGCCCTGCCTCCAACAGGCTACCGCTGCCTTGAGTGTGGAGATGCCTTCTCACTGGAGAAGAGCCTGGCACGGCACTATGATCGCAGAAGCATGCGTATAGAGGTCACCTGTAACCACTGTGCCCGTCGCCTGGTTTTCTTCAACAAGTGTAGCCTACTCCTGCATGCCCGTGAGCACAAAGACAAGGGGCTTGTCATGCAGTGCTCACATTTGGTCATGAGGCCTGTAGCCCTTGACCAGATGGTGGGGCAGCCAGACATCACACCCCTGCTGCCTGTGGCTGTCCCACCTGTTCCTGGACCTCTGGCCTTGCCTGTTTTgggcaagggggagggggctgtCACTTCCTCTACCATCACTACAGTTGCCACTGAAGCTCCTGTGCTGCCACTCCCAACAGAGCCCCCTGCCCCCCCTGCTGCCTCTGTTTACACGTGCTTTCGCTGTCTGGAGTGCAAGGAGCAGTGCCGCGACAAGGCTGGCATGGCAGCCCACTTCCAGCAGCTGGGCCCTCCTGCGCTTGGGTCTACCAGCAAT GTGTGTCCATCCTGCCCCATGATGCTCCCCAATCGCTGCAGCTTCAGTGCCCACCAGCGCACACATAAGAACCGACCCCCCCACGTCTGTCCTGAGTGTGGGGGCAACTTCCTACAAGCTAATTTTCAGACCCATCTTCGAGAGGCCTGTCTGCATTTCTCTCGCCGTGTAGGATACAG GTGCCCCAGCTGTGCAGTGGTGTTTGGGGGTGCGAACTCCATCAAGTCCCACATACAGGCATCACACTGCGAAGTTTTCCACAAGTGCCCCATCTGCCCCATGGCCTTCAAGTCTGCACCCAGCGCCCACGCCCACCTCTACTCCCAGCATCCAAGCTTCCTTACCCAACAAGCCAA GCTGATCTATAAGTGTGCCATGTGCGATACGGTCTTCACTCACAaacccctcctctcctcacactTTGACCAGCACTTACTGCCCCAGCGTGTCAGTGTGTTTAAGTGCCCATCTTGTCCTCTGCTTTTTGCCCAAAAAAGAACCATGCTGGAACATCTCAAG AATACTCATCAGTCTGGACGTGTAGGGGAAGAGGCAGCTGGAAAAGGGGCTGGAGGCGCCCTTTTGACCCCCAAGACTGAGCCAGAGGAgctggctgtgtctcaggctgAGGCGGCCCCTGCTACTGAGGAATCTTCCTCCACTTCTGAGGAAGAGCTGCCCAGCTCTCCTGATCCTCCCCGCCCAGCTAAAAGAGCCCGAAGGGAACTGGGAAACAAAGGCAtcaaaggtgggggtggggggcctgGGGGCTGGACTTGTGGAATTTGTCACTCCTGGTGTCCTGAGCGGGATGAGTATGTGACTCACATGAAGAAGGAACACGGCAAG TCAGTGAAAAAGTTCCCTTGTCGCCTGTGTGAGCGTTCCTTCTGCTCTGCCCCAAGCCTGAGGCGCCATGTCAGGGTCAACCATGAGGGAATCAAGCGAGTTTATCCATGCAG GTATTGTACAGAGGGAAAGCGCACCTTCAGCAGTCGCCTGATCCTGGAGAAGCATGTCCAGGTCCGGCATGGCTTGCCTCTTGGGACCCAGTCTTCTGGTCGAGGAGGCTCCCTGGTTCGAGGCTCTGGTGGTAGAGCCCAG GGGCCAGGACGGAAACGCCGCCAGTCTTCTGACTCATGCAGTGAGGAACCTGACAGTACAACACCACCAGCCAAGTCCCTGAGGGGTGGCCCTGGGTCAGGAGGCCACGGTCCTCTGCGCTATAGAAGCAGTGGCTCAGCAGAACAGAGCCTTGTGGGCTTGAGGGTGGATGGTGGCACTCAGCAGTGCCTTGACTGTGGCTTGTgctttgcttcccctggctcgTTGAGCCGCCACCGGTTCATTAGCCACAAGAAGAGACGGGCTGGGGGTAAAGCCAGTGTCCTGGGactgggagatggggaagaggaggctCCTCCATTACGCTCTGACCCAGAGGGTGGAGACTCACCTTTGCCTGCTTCTGGAGGCCCTCTGACTTGTAAGGTCTGTGGCAAGAGCTGTGATAGCCCTCTGAACCTCAAGACCCATTTTCGCACGCATGGCATGGCATTCATCAGGGCCCGGCAGGGAGGCAGTGGGGACAACTAG